The Chthonomonadales bacterium genome contains the following window.
AAGCTTGCCCAAAACCTCCAAACGCCGCTGTTGTCTGACGCTCAATGTGATTGTCCCCATACCCATTAGCATGCGGACAAAGTCCCTGAGCAATAACACCGGACATATTCCCTGAGCAGTTACACCCCGCTCACGGAACCCTTGACAGCCGCCCGATTCGGTACTACAATGCGAGTCACCGCTTGCGTTCCCCCCGCGCGCGAGGAGTGTGGCGATGACGCGCCTCCTGCCGCATTGGCCTGACGTTCGCCGCGCCTCCACGACCGGCTGCCCGGGCGGCCCTGGTGTGCGTCTACCCCCCCGTGCTCGCGCTCCTCCTCTCTGCTTGCCGCGCCTGACTGCGCGCGCCCACATGCGGGCGCGCCCCGTGGCATGGCCGGGACACCGCCCGGCCGCGAAGGAGAGGGGGATCGTCATGTCTCTTTGTCGCTCGATCGGCCTGCTCGCGCTCGTCGCGGCGGCCACCCCATGCGCGACGAGCGCCCACGCCGACTGGGTCTCACAGGGGTACTCGTATGTGCGGACGGTCTGGAAGAGGACCCCTCAGCCAGGCACCGGCGTGACGTGGTCCGCCGGCGCCTCCGGCGCCACCGTCACGGCGGACACCGACGCCGACAGCACCTGTGGCGCCGAGATCGCGTTCATGACCTCCTGGTACTGGAACGGGCAGGGCCAGTATTACCAGCCCTACACCCAGCTCACCGCCAACAAACTGGAAGGGTCGGCCGAGTCGGGTGCATGGGCGGAGGCGGGCTTCTCCATCGATCCGGTCATGCGCATCGGCAAGGACACCGACGCCGACGGCAACCCGTTCTCGATCATGGTCGTCGACCAACGTCGCTACTGCTTCCATCAGGGCAGCGGCTTCGGATTCACAGCCTGGGCGGATACCGACGGCCGCAACAGCGGCTCGGCGCAGGCGACCTCCCACGTCTATTGCACGGCTCCTTGACCGGGCCGAATCAGGGGCCGACCGCCAGGGCGGCCCCGTTCAACGGAGGGAACACCATGAACCCCACGCAGGGCGCGCGCGGCTCGCGGCTCGTGCGTCGCGCCGCGCTGGCCGCCCTCCTCGTGGCCGCCGCCTGGCCCCCGGCGGCAAGGGCGCAGATCCAATGGGACGCCGAGCTCCGGACTGAGACCCTTCCCGCCGACCCGCCGCAGCTCGCCCTGGTCATCGACCACGCCAGCACCTACCCTCGCGGCCGCGCCAAGGTCGCGGGCGACAGCAGGCGCGACCTCCTCGCGCAACTCGCCACGAAGCTCGATTACACCCTCGAATGGCCGCGGCCCAACGTGGCGCTGCTGCGCAAGCGCTTCGACGACCGGCGCGAGCGACCCCAGTTCGCCCTCTCCGAGATGCGCGGCATGGCGCGCCGCGCCCTGCGGCTCCTGGGCGCCACGAACCTGCAGTGGGCCGGCAAGATGGCCGCGGGAAAGGAGTGGGGCGATCGACTGCGCGAGCTGGCCGCCTCTCTCTCGGCCGAGCAGGTGGAGGCGCTGAGGCTGGGCCGTCAGCTCACGCCCGCCGACCTGACCTCCGAGCAGCGCTCCCTGCTGGAGGTGGCGCTCGTGGCGCGGGTCCGTGGCTATCCCGCCAGCTTCTGGGCGGGCCTGCGCGACCTGCTTGCGCGCGTGGAGGACGCCTACCTCACCGTGGACCCGGGCCACGCCGGCCAGGCCGAGGCGCGCCTCGTGGTGCCCGGCAGCCCCCGGGCCGCGCCGTTCTTCAGCCTGGGCTCCTGGAGCCCGGCCGGCCCCGAGCCGGAGCCGGACCCGCCGCCCCCTCCCGCGGAGGCGCTGCGGCCCGGCCAGGCGCCGGAGCGGCCCAGATACCTCCCGGACCCATCCGGTGACCCGCTCCTGCAGTCGGTCTACCCGAGCCGGGGCCGGAGGACTCTTGGCGCGCTGCTGCGGGAGGTGAGCGAGTCGGCCGTCGGCGGGCTGCGGCTGGAGGCGTCGCCGGAACTGGAGGACCACGCCCTGACGGTGGAGGTCGCGGGCCTGCGCGCGGGCACCCTGATGCAGGTGCTGGCCCTGGTGGGCAACTGGGAATGGGCGAGGCGGGAGGATGGCTCGCGGGTGCTGCGGGTGGTCGAACCCAGGTCTCCGGGCTCGCTGAGCCCGGACGTGGCGGTGGAGCGCAGCCTCCCTCGCGACCTGTGGAGCTACCTGACCGCGAGCGAACGCGGGCGGGCCGGCCGCTCGCCCAACGCATCGCAGATCCGGAGCCGCGCCGACCGGTGCGCGGATGATGCGATCGCCGAGCTTCTGGAGGTGTGCCGGCGCAAGCTGCGACCGGGTGAGCGTTACGACTGGGCCAGGCTCCGCCCGGCGGACCGTGAGAACGTGTTGGCGGTGCTGGTCGGGCGGATGCTGGGGGAGGCGGTGAGCGACGCGGCGCGGATGCGATGGGAGTCCGTCGCGGATGCCTCTCGCATCCAGATCCGTCTGGAGAACGAGGGGCTGACGGTCTACCTGCCGCAGAAGGGCGGCGACTTCATGGGCTTCGGCCAGAACGTGCTGCGAGACGAGATGACGGGACAGCCTGTGCGCCCGGGCCCCGGCTGGTAACCACCGCTCACCCTCCGGAGGGGCGGCGCGCCGTCGCGCTTCCGGGGGGCGGAGCGACGCGCGCCTCGCGGCCGGAGACGCGTTTGACGCTGCCGGCGCCCCCCGGTATAATGCGCGCGTGGAGACCCCCTTCGTCGGCGCCCGAGCGGCCCTGTTCGACCTCGACGGCACGCTGATCGAGACGCACATCGACTTCGGCCAGATGAAGCACGAGGTGCTGCGCTTGGCGGAGGCGCACGGCGTCGATCGCGCGCCTCTGGAGCCGCTCGACATCCTCTCGGCGGTTGAGGCGGGGCGCGAGGCGCGCAAGGTTGCGGCCGGCGAGTGGGCTGCGCGGGCGTTCCGCATGGAGGCGTTCGCGCTTCTTGAACGAATCGAGGCGGCGCAGTGCGCCTCTCCGATCCCCATCGCCGGGGCGGGCGAGTTGCTCCACCATCTGCGGCTGCGCGGCGTGGCGGTCGGGATCGTGACTCGGAACTGTGCGCGTGTGTCGCGCCGACTGCTCGAGGCCGGCGGCCTCGCCTGCGACGTGCTCGTGACGCGCGACGACGTCGAGCGCCCCAAGCCGGACCCGGGCCATCTGCGCGCCGCACTCCGCGCGATGGGGTTCGGCGGCGAGGGCGACGCGCGCACGGCCAGCGTCATGGTAGGCGACCACTGGATGGACGTGGCGGCGGGCCGCGCGGCCGGGCTCTGGACGGTGGGCATCCTGCGCGGCCGCGAGCCCGCCGCCTTCGCGCCCGCCGCGCCCGACCTGCTGGTGCCAAGCATGGCGGCCCTCGCCGAGCGCGTGTGCGGCCGGGCGGGGGCATGAGGCTGCCGGCGCCTGGAGCATCCACATGAGCCACGATGCCGAGGGGCCGCACCCGGGCCGCCTGCGCCTGCCGCCGGGATCGCCCCCCGTTTCCGACATTGCGAGCTTTTGCTCCCACGAGCACTGGGGCAGCATCGCGTCGATCGGCATGGCCGCCGAGGGTTTCCGCGCCGACACGGAGGCGGGCGCACTGCCCTTCCGGCGCACGGGCCTGCGCGATCTTCTGCTGGATCCCTACCTCGGCGGCTGGGCCGCCGCCGCGCGCCCGCCCGGATCGGGCCCTCCGGCCGACGACGCGCCGCTCACGGCCGTGCTTGCCGACCTCGCCCCCCATCGACTCACCGGCGCCTTCCGGTGCCTGCGCCGCGGCATCGCCGCCCTGCACGGCCACGACATCATCGCCGCAGATGCCGGCGCACTCGAGCGTCTCGACGCGGCGATTGCCATGCGCTACGATCGTCTCTTCGATTGGCACCGCCATGCCATGGCGGTGGCGCGCCTCGCCCATCCCGTGCGGCCGGTGCACCCCGAGTACTATCTGCGCCGGCCGTCCGAGGCGCCGGCCGACGACGAGGCGCGGCTGATCCATACCGTCATGCGCGTGGACGGTCTCATGTCGTTCTGGCAACCCGCCTCGCCCCGGCGTGAGGCACTGGCGCGCGCCGTCGGCGTGGACCCCGCCGATGCGCCGAGCTGGAGCGAGTTCGTCGGTCGGTTGCTGGAACTGGCCGCGCGCGGCGGCGCCGTGGGCATCAAGCAGCTTCAGGCCTACACGCGCCCGCTTGCCTTCGAGCCGCGCGACGACTCCGCCATCCGCTGGCGGGGCGACCTGGACGGCACGGAGGCGCGCGCCTTCGAGGACTGGGTGATGCACGCCTGCTGCCGCCACGCGCACGACCGGGGGTGGCCGCACCAGGTCCATGTCGGAACGCATAACCTGGCCCAGTCCTCGCCGCTCCCTCTCGCGGCGCTCGCGAGGCGCTACCCGCGCATGAAGATCGTGCTGCTGCACTGCTGGCCCTTCCTGTCCGAAGCGGGCTGGCTCGCGAAGCACCACGCCAACGTGCATCTGGACACCTGCTGGCAGGCCGTCCTGAACCCGGCGTTCCTTGGAGACGCTCTGCGACAGTGGCTCGGCTACGTGCCGCTGCACAAGGTAACGTGCGGCCACGACGCCACGTCCATCGAGATGGCGGCCGGATCGGCGCTCTTCACGCGGGAGGCGGTCGCCGCCGCGGTGTCCGGCGGCGCGCTCGGCTGCGCGCGCGACGACGCCGGGCGGGCGGCGACCGCCCTCCTGCACGACAACGCGGCGCGCCTCTACGGCGTGGGCGAGCCCGCATCCGCATGACGCTCTCCATCGTGATCGTGAACTGGAACACGCGCGAGTACCTCCTCGGCGCGCTCGCGTCCATCTACGCGCACCCGCCCCCCTTCCCGTTCGAGGTGGTGGTGGTGGACAACGCCTCGCAGGATGGCAGCGCGGAGGCTGTCCGCGAGCGCTACCCGCGGGCGCGCCTGCTGGCGAACGCCGACAACGCGGGCTATGCGCGGGGCAACAACCAGGGGTTGGCGGAGGCGCGTGGACGGTACGTGCTGCTGCTGAACCCGGATGTGGTGGTGCCCGCTGACGCGCTGGAGAGGGCCGTGCGATGCGCCGATAGCGCGCCGGACGTGGGGGCCGTCGCGGTGCGGCTCGCGAGCCCCGACGGCACCGTTCAGCCGTCCGTGCGCGGCTTCCCCACTCCGGAGGCCCTGCTGTGGGAGGTAACTGGACTCAGCCGGCTATTCCCGCAGTGCCGCCGCCTTGGCGCCTACCGCATGGCGTGGTTCGGGTACGATCGAGAGGCGAACGTGGACCAGCCGATGGGCACCTTCCTGTTGATTACCCGGGAGGCGCTTTCGGACGTTGGTCCTCTGGACGAGCGGTTCCCGATCTTCTTCAACGAGGTGGACTGGTGCTACCGCGCGAGGCGCCGGGGATGGCGAATCCGGTTCACGCCGCAGGCCACGGTGACCCACTTCGGCGGCGGGAGCACGCGGCAGGTGAGCGCGGAGATGGCCTGGGAGTCGCGCCGTGGCCTGCTCGGCTTTTATCGCAAGCATTACGCGTCGCCCGTCTTCGCCCCCGTATACTGGATCGCGGCCGCCTCGTCATGGCTGCACGCCTGGTGGACGGCTCGAGGGCGGACCGTGCGCGCCGCATGAGCGCGGCGAGCGGACAGGAGCGCTGAGCTTGACGGAAGCCCGCGGCGACGTGGACCTTACGATCATCATCATCAACTGGAACACGCGAGACGAGTTACGGGACAGCCTGGCCTCGATCCGCGCGCGACCGCACCGGCACACCGTGGAAGTGGTGGTCTCCGACAACGCCTCCTCGGACGGCAGTCGCGCGATGCTCGCCGAGGAGTTCGCCGACGTTCGGCTGATCGTCAGTCCAAGCAACGCGGGCTTCGGCGCCGGCAACAACCGCGCCATCCCGGCGGCGCGCGGGCGCTTCGTTATGTTCCTGAACTCCGACACCATCGTCACGCCGGGCGCCCTGGATTCCCTCGTCGAGTTCGCCGACGCGCACCCGGACATCGGCATCGTGGGGCCCAGGCTCCTGAACAGGGACGGCAGCCTTCAGTACTCGTGCCGGCACTTCCCGAACCTGGGCACGGGCTTCTTCCGCAACACGCCACTGGGTCGCCTCTTCCCGCGCAACCGCTTCAACCAGGACTACCTGCTCACCGACTGGGACCACGCCACCGAGCGCGACGTGGACTGGGTTTCGGGCGCGGCGCTGATGATCCGCCGGGAGGCGCTCGATCGGCTCGGGGGCTTCGACGAGGGCTTCTTCATGTACTGCGAGGACGTTGACCTCTGCTACCGCGCGCACGAGGCCGGCTGGCGGGTGGTGTACCAGCCGAACGCGGTGATCTACCATATCATCGGGAGGAGCACCGACAAGGTGCCGACGCGCATGACCTACCACTTCCACAAGAGCATGTACCGCTTCTATCAGAAGCACTATCGGGAGCGCACGCCGATCCTCGTCCGGCCGCTCATCGTTCCTGGCCTCGTCGCGCGCGCAACCGGACAGATCGTGCGCTATCGGTGGCGCCACCTGCGGCGGCGTCTCCGAGGAGCCTGAGCCGTGCCAGGGCCGAGAGGCGAGTCGCGCGCGGCGCGCCGCGCCCGCGAACGGCGGTCGGCCGCCGCTCGGCCGTCGGCGCTGGCGTCCGCGCGCCCGCGACCCCTTCGCGCAGCCGACGCCTCGCTCGTCTGCGCCGTCCTCGCGCTCCTGCTGGCCGCGCTCGGCGGCGGGATGCTGAGCGACCGACCCGCATCGCTCGCGCCGGACATCACCGGTCCCTTCGCGCTCATCGCCGTGCCGCTCGCGCTCCTCCTCGCGGGCGCCTCGCTGGTCCTCGCCTTCCTCGGGCCGCCGCCCGCTAGCGCGCCCGCGCCATGTCGGCCGCGCAGCAGCGCGACCGCGGCGTTCGCCCTCCTCGCCGCGCTCGGCGTCGCCTCGGCCGTCGCGTCGCGGTACCCGCACATGAGCGCCACCACGCTCGCGCTCCTCGTCGGCCCGATCGCGCTCGGCTGGGCCGTGGCGCGCGCGGCGCGCACGCCGGGAGGGCTGACCGCGATCTTGCTGGCGGTCGCCGCCGCCGCCGCGATCGTCGCGGTGATCGGGCTTAACGAGTACATGCGATCATGGCGCGCGCAGAACAGCATCTGGCGCGTGTTCGCCACCTTCGCAGTCCCGAACTTCCTGGCGGGCTACCTGCTGCTTGCGCTGCCGGTCACGCTCGCCTTGTTCCTCTCGCTCCGCGAGCGCAACCTGGTGGTGTTAAGCGGGACGGCGCTCGTGCTGCAGCTTCTCTGCCTGCTGCTCACCCAGAGTCGCCTGGGCGTGGCCGCGCTCGCCGCCGGGATG
Protein-coding sequences here:
- a CDS encoding HAD family hydrolase, with translation METPFVGARAALFDLDGTLIETHIDFGQMKHEVLRLAEAHGVDRAPLEPLDILSAVEAGREARKVAAGEWAARAFRMEAFALLERIEAAQCASPIPIAGAGELLHHLRLRGVAVGIVTRNCARVSRRLLEAGGLACDVLVTRDDVERPKPDPGHLRAALRAMGFGGEGDARTASVMVGDHWMDVAAGRAAGLWTVGILRGREPAAFAPAAPDLLVPSMAALAERVCGRAGA
- a CDS encoding amidohydrolase family protein, translating into MSHDAEGPHPGRLRLPPGSPPVSDIASFCSHEHWGSIASIGMAAEGFRADTEAGALPFRRTGLRDLLLDPYLGGWAAAARPPGSGPPADDAPLTAVLADLAPHRLTGAFRCLRRGIAALHGHDIIAADAGALERLDAAIAMRYDRLFDWHRHAMAVARLAHPVRPVHPEYYLRRPSEAPADDEARLIHTVMRVDGLMSFWQPASPRREALARAVGVDPADAPSWSEFVGRLLELAARGGAVGIKQLQAYTRPLAFEPRDDSAIRWRGDLDGTEARAFEDWVMHACCRHAHDRGWPHQVHVGTHNLAQSSPLPLAALARRYPRMKIVLLHCWPFLSEAGWLAKHHANVHLDTCWQAVLNPAFLGDALRQWLGYVPLHKVTCGHDATSIEMAAGSALFTREAVAAAVSGGALGCARDDAGRAATALLHDNAARLYGVGEPASA
- a CDS encoding glycosyltransferase family 2 protein is translated as MTLSIVIVNWNTREYLLGALASIYAHPPPFPFEVVVVDNASQDGSAEAVRERYPRARLLANADNAGYARGNNQGLAEARGRYVLLLNPDVVVPADALERAVRCADSAPDVGAVAVRLASPDGTVQPSVRGFPTPEALLWEVTGLSRLFPQCRRLGAYRMAWFGYDREANVDQPMGTFLLITREALSDVGPLDERFPIFFNEVDWCYRARRRGWRIRFTPQATVTHFGGGSTRQVSAEMAWESRRGLLGFYRKHYASPVFAPVYWIAAASSWLHAWWTARGRTVRAA
- a CDS encoding glycosyltransferase family 2 protein encodes the protein MTEARGDVDLTIIIINWNTRDELRDSLASIRARPHRHTVEVVVSDNASSDGSRAMLAEEFADVRLIVSPSNAGFGAGNNRAIPAARGRFVMFLNSDTIVTPGALDSLVEFADAHPDIGIVGPRLLNRDGSLQYSCRHFPNLGTGFFRNTPLGRLFPRNRFNQDYLLTDWDHATERDVDWVSGAALMIRREALDRLGGFDEGFFMYCEDVDLCYRAHEAGWRVVYQPNAVIYHIIGRSTDKVPTRMTYHFHKSMYRFYQKHYRERTPILVRPLIVPGLVARATGQIVRYRWRHLRRRLRGA